In Halopseudomonas nanhaiensis, a single window of DNA contains:
- a CDS encoding SURF1 family protein, with the protein MSRRFAPGWPLWLFVLVFLPLLITLGFWQLDRADEKRTLQARIDQGRDQPAIPLDQLPPGDDAAWRQLRLRGQFDVEHVWLLDNRTRDGRSGVEVLQPFRDEATGQWVIVNRGWIPWRDRSERPAVKTPEQTVTLTVEALPEPGRGFELPDGSDRSGWPKLIVRVEPERLYEQLGLASPGWIARLTDSGPGALRLDWPGLPMTSTKHVGYAVQWFALAAALIVLFIWAGFRPDSEGTIVHGKP; encoded by the coding sequence ATGAGCCGTCGCTTTGCACCTGGCTGGCCTCTGTGGCTGTTCGTCCTGGTCTTCCTTCCCCTGCTGATTACCCTCGGCTTCTGGCAGCTGGACCGCGCCGACGAAAAGCGCACGCTGCAGGCCCGGATCGACCAGGGCAGGGACCAGCCGGCGATCCCACTTGATCAACTGCCGCCTGGCGACGACGCGGCATGGCGACAGCTACGACTGCGCGGTCAATTTGACGTCGAGCATGTCTGGCTGCTGGACAACCGGACCCGCGACGGCCGCTCGGGCGTCGAGGTTCTGCAACCATTTCGTGATGAAGCTACCGGCCAGTGGGTGATCGTCAACCGCGGCTGGATCCCATGGCGGGATCGTAGCGAGCGCCCCGCGGTGAAGACGCCGGAACAGACCGTGACGCTGACCGTGGAAGCCCTGCCCGAGCCCGGTCGCGGCTTCGAACTGCCCGATGGATCGGATCGCAGTGGCTGGCCGAAGCTGATCGTGCGTGTCGAGCCCGAGCGACTGTACGAGCAGCTCGGGCTGGCCAGCCCTGGCTGGATAGCGCGGCTGACCGACAGCGGTCCCGGCGCCCTGCGGCTGGACTGGCCCGGGCTCCCGATGACGTCGACCAAGCATGTCGGCTATGCCGTCCAGTGGTTCGCTCTGGCGGCCGCCCTCATTGTCCTGTTTATCTGGGCCGGCTTTCGGCCCGACTCGGAAGGAACCATCGTCCATGGAAAACCATAA
- a CDS encoding twin transmembrane helix small protein produces the protein MWLKITILLLLAALAVSLFSGLFFLMKDTDNSGRLVNALSVRIVLTVLVVILIAYGFWSGQLGWNTPWLHG, from the coding sequence ATGTGGCTCAAGATAACCATTCTGCTGTTGTTGGCCGCGCTGGCGGTAAGTCTGTTCAGCGGGCTGTTCTTCCTCATGAAGGATACCGACAACAGTGGACGGCTGGTCAATGCACTCAGTGTGAGGATCGTCCTGACCGTGCTGGTGGTCATCCTGATCGCTTACGGTTTCTGGTCCGGCCAGCTGGGCTGGAATACCCCCTGGCTGCACGGCTGA